A window from Larimichthys crocea isolate SSNF chromosome XXIII, L_crocea_2.0, whole genome shotgun sequence encodes these proteins:
- the and1 gene encoding actinodin1, translating into MAGRRRTSFSGVFITALLAVTLLPAFLSAGPVPKKLKGDAGESIREKSAAAESHRRLIRNRRNISWYKQHSDFWNWYKYFTDNGNQEAVQEMDRMYLAYLQNKNRAEGRRSYKAYLRHLGDVYKSCADSDDPNCVASYTSRPTPEPPKPAPVKTCDPTKDPYCLYAALVQGKSPYLPLVLPAAVPAPAPAKAPAPLYVRSAPAKDPQSGYYYYAPSAVPFLSKEQKAELMRICSAEDVECLQYHLRAAYGYTPAAGSLPSYAHLGCDPKTDPTCKAKLVQKAPSGVYVQYPNCDPRDPRCAYAASLVAPRAPNPPAPAGPGSCNPLYEEGCNPLTATKFATPPETYRNEENEEAAAIRAAPRPAEQNNDPYAMFRDPRPSEQNNDPYAMFRDPRPAEQNNDPYAMFRNAHANRVTDPYAMYRQAPASPPANDPYAMLRRFMSQAQGQDQYAPRMEAAPELNPNDPFAAIREAAAAMHRHGPPTPRQQYPYANPNYEEPPQEERHPLGVPGKTEEGYDCYMGYDPECKPVNKPQPRSGAHRRVPYNAEAYEPHLNADGTRNGVLEPANPHCDPEHDPDCRLRRYEPEQTRAEAQPERYAEEDHNQRAAESEQHPEQQEQDQYEAEPYQSGQEEPHIPYSQGMPSLQDILRRYGDQYPDQEDHRGYADDYRKK; encoded by the exons aTGGCTGGAAGGAGGAGAACCAGTTTCTCTGGCGTGTTCATCACGGCTCTGCTGGCTGTGACGCTGCTGCCTG cATTCTTGTCTGCTGGACCAGTCCCGAAAAAGCTAAAAGGAGATG CTGGAGAAAGTATCCGAGAGAAGTCCGCTGCTGCAGAGTCGCACAGGAGGCTGATCCGCAATCGCAGGAACATCAGCTGGTACAAACAGCACTCCGACTTCTGGAACTGGTACAAGTACTTCACCGACAACGGCAACCAGGAGGCA GTTCAGGAGATGGACCGCATGTACCTGGCCTACCTCCAGAACAAGAACCGTGCCGAGGGTCGTCGCTCCTACAAGGCCTACTTGCGCCACCTGGGGGATGTCTACAAGTCCTGTGCCGATTCTGATGACCCCAACTGCGTGGCTTCCTACACCAGCAGGCCTACACCAGAGCCCCCCAAGCCTGCACCAGTAAAAACATGCGACCCCACCAAAGATCCCTACTGCCTGTACGCTGCTTTGGTTCAGGGCAAGAGCCCCTACCTGCCCCTGGTTCTCCCTGCTGCCGTCCCTGCTCCGGCACCAGCCAAGGCCCCGGCCCCTCTTTACGTCCGGTCTGCTCCAGCCAAGGACCCACAGTCTGGGTATTACTACTACGCTCCATCTGCAGTGCCTTTCCTCTCCAAG GAGCAGAAGGCCGAGCTGATGCGTATCTGCTCCGCCGAGGACGTTGAGTGTCTGCAGTACCACCTGAGAGCAGCTTACGGATACACACCCGCTGCCGGATCCCTGCCTTCCTACGCTCACCTCGGCTGTGACCCCAAGACTGACCCGACCTGCAAAGCCAAACTGGTGCAGAAAGCCCCCTCTGGCGTTTACGTGCAGTACCCCAACTGTGATCCACGGGATCCCCGATGTGCCTACGCTGCCTCGCTTGTG GCACCTCGTGCCCCTAACCCGCCTGCCCCTGCTGGCCCTGGATCCTGCAACCCTCTGTATGAAGAAGGCTGCAACCCTCTCACTGCTACCAAGTTTGCTACTCCCCCCGAGACATACAGAAACGAGGAAAATGAGGAGGCTGCTGCCATTCGTGCTGCTCCTCGTCCTGCTGAGCAGAACAACGACCCCTATGCCATGTTTAGAGATCCTCGTCCTTCTGAGCAGAACAACGACCCTTATGCCATGTTTAGAGATCCTCGTCCCGCTGAGCAGAACAACGACCCCTATGCCATGTTTAGGAATGCTCATGCTAACAGAGTTACTGATCCCTATGCTATGTACCGCCAGGCCccagcttctcctcctgctaATGACCCATATGCCATGCTGCGCCGATTCATGTCCCAGGCTCAAGGTCAGGACCAATATGCTCCACGCATGGAGGCTGCTCCAGAGTTGAACCCCAACGATCCTTTCGCTGCAATCCGTGAGGCGGCAGCTGCCATGCATCGTCATGGTCCTCCCACTCCCAGGCAGCAGTACCCTTATGCCAATCCCAATTATGAAGAGCCACCCCAGGAGGAGCGCCACCCTCTGGGGGTCCCAGGTAAAACCGAGGAGGGCTACGACTGCTACATGGGTTATGATCCAGAATGCAAACCAGTGAACAAGCCCCAGCCTCGCTCTGGAGCTCATCGTCGCGTTCCTTACAACGCCGAAGCCTACGAGCCTCACCTGAACGCTGACGGCACCCGAAATGGAGTCCTCGAGCCGGCCAACCCACACTGCGACCCTGAACATGACCCCGACTGCCGCCTGCGTCGCTATGAGCCCGAGCAGACCCGCGCCGAGGCCCAGCCTGAGCGTTACGCTGAGGAGGACCACAACCAGAGGGCAGCGGAGAGCGAGCAGCATCCAGAGCAGCAGGAACAAGACCAGTACGAGGCAGAGCCCTACCAGAGCGGCCAAGAGGAGCCTCACATCCCCTACTCACAAGGTATGCCCAGCCTCCAGGACATACTGAGGCGTTACGGAGACCAATACCCGGATCAGGAGGATCACAGAGGCTATGCAGATGACTACCGCAAGAAATAa
- the cops9 gene encoding COP9 signalosome complex subunit 9 — translation MKPAVDEMFPEGAGPYVDLDEAGGSSGLLMDLAANEKAVHSDFFNDFEDLFDDDDLQ, via the exons atgaaACCCGCGGTGGACGAGATGTTTCCGGAAGGAGCAGGACCGTACGTGGATCTGGACgag GCAGGAGGCAGCAGCGGCCTGCTGATGGACCTGGCAGCCAATGAAAAAGCGGTGCACTCTGATTTCTTTAACG ACTTTGAGGATCTGTTCGACGACGATGACCTGCAATGA
- the apodb gene encoding apolipoprotein Db, giving the protein MSAVYLLLLLLPLVSAQTYHWGPCPNPKVQPSFNVQQYMGRWYEIAKLPASFEKGKCIEANYAVRKDGTIQVLNSQFYKDKVRVAEGTAVVPDKREPAQLGVSFSYFTPYSPYWILSTDYTSLSVVYSCTDVLRLFHVDYAWILGRSRFLPPETVRYAQDLLIGEGIDLFRMQSTDQTGCKDD; this is encoded by the exons ATGTCGGCCGTCTaccttctcctgctgctgctccctctgGTGTCAGCTCAGACCTATCACTGGGGTCCCTGTCCTAACCCGAAGGTGCAGCCCAGCTTTAACGTccaacag TATATGGGACGGTGGTACGAGATCGCGAAGCTCCCTGCGTCCTTCGAGAAAGGAAAGTGCATCGAGGCCAACTACGCCGTGAGGAAGGACGGTACCATTCAGGTGCTGAACTCTCAGTTCTA TAAAGACAAAGTGAGGGTGGCAGAAGGAACAGCAGTGGTTCCAGACAAGAGAGAACCCGCCCAACTCGGAGTCAGCTTCTCGTACT TTACTCCATACAGCCCTTACTGGATTCTGTCCACGGACTACACCAGCCTGTCCGTTGTGTACTCTTGCACCGACGTTCTCCGCTTGTTCCACGTCGACTACGCCTGGATCCTCGGCCGGTCACGCTTCCTGCCTCCAGAAACCGTGCGATACGCTCAAGACCTGCTGATCGGCGAAGGAATCGACCTGTTCAGGATGCAGTCCACGGACCAGACAGGCTGCAAGGACGATTAG
- the otos gene encoding otospiralin, with product MNSSNSLHGFTNHLQEGKMKLLVWLSVLLCLFACHLSEARVIPEGVPYDEPPAVPYWPYSTSDFWNYVEYFRSIGAYNHINEMARAFFAHQHLGDTLGYETNAGHEH from the exons ATGAACAGCAGCAACTCTCTGCACGGCTTCACAAACCATTTACAG GAAGGCAAGATGAAGCTGTTGGTGTGGCTGAGTGTTCTCCTCTGCCTTTTTGCCTGCCACCTCAGCG agGCCAGAGTCATCCCCGAAGGAG tACCATACGATGAACCACCAGCTGTTCCCTACTGGCCCTACTCCACCTCTGACTTCTGGAACTACGTCGAATACTTCAGATCCATCGGCGCCTACAACCACATCAACGAGATGGCCCGGGCCTTCTTCGCCCACCAGCACCTCGGAGACACTCTGGGATACGAGACCAATGCTGGACATGAACACTGA